The Lentzea guizhouensis genome contains a region encoding:
- a CDS encoding TetR/AcrR family transcriptional regulator, with protein sequence MPRITEEQKQLNRERIVNAAGEGFRARGIDGIGIEEVMKAAGMTHGGFYNHFASKDDLALEVLHQGFTDSLNALDAIRKAHPRSAKAAVNDMVDSYVSAQHRDHAEVGCASASLVTDAGRHGVAAQAEYQRGLDGYFGAITEMLLDRARQSGSDLNPVEARERAIALFSQMVGSLVISRAVAEAAPGLSAEILTANRKQLKRP encoded by the coding sequence GTGCCGCGCATCACAGAGGAGCAGAAGCAGCTCAACCGCGAGAGGATCGTCAACGCGGCCGGTGAGGGGTTCCGGGCACGCGGCATCGACGGCATCGGCATCGAAGAGGTGATGAAAGCCGCCGGGATGACCCACGGCGGCTTCTACAACCACTTCGCCTCGAAGGACGACCTGGCCCTGGAGGTCCTCCACCAAGGCTTCACCGACTCGCTGAACGCGCTCGACGCCATCCGCAAGGCGCACCCGCGCTCCGCGAAGGCCGCGGTCAACGACATGGTCGACAGCTACGTCAGCGCCCAGCACCGGGACCACGCGGAGGTCGGCTGCGCGTCGGCGTCCCTCGTCACCGACGCCGGGCGCCACGGCGTCGCAGCCCAGGCGGAGTACCAGCGCGGCCTCGACGGCTACTTCGGCGCGATCACCGAGATGCTGCTCGACCGCGCACGCCAGTCCGGTTCCGACCTGAACCCCGTCGAAGCGCGGGAACGGGCCATCGCGCTGTTCAGCCAGATGGTCGGCTCCCTGGTGATCTCACGCGCGGTCGCGGAGGCCGCCCCCGGCCTGTCCGCCGAGATCCTCACCGCCAACCGCAAGCAGCTCAA
- a CDS encoding NADPH-dependent F420 reductase has translation MDFGTIGAGTVAQAIAAHLAAAGNQVTISNSRGPETLREVAARLGPSVSAGTVEQAASADMVFLAVRWPEVREALSGLPAWSGRILVDTTNVLPNAPALEELGVETASEFVADLAPGARVVKAFNTLYAEYIAADPRHAQGRQLLFYAGDDASAKDDFRAVAERIGFAAVDAGPLREGGRLMQVGGGVLSALHALKQD, from the coding sequence GTGGACTTCGGAACGATCGGCGCGGGCACGGTCGCGCAAGCCATCGCCGCCCACCTGGCGGCGGCGGGGAACCAGGTGACGATCAGCAACAGTCGTGGGCCGGAGACCCTGCGAGAAGTCGCGGCACGGCTGGGGCCGTCGGTGTCGGCGGGGACCGTCGAGCAGGCCGCGTCCGCGGACATGGTCTTCCTCGCGGTGCGGTGGCCGGAGGTGCGCGAGGCGCTGAGCGGGCTGCCCGCGTGGTCGGGCCGCATCCTCGTCGACACCACGAACGTGCTGCCGAACGCTCCGGCGCTCGAAGAGCTCGGTGTGGAGACGGCCAGCGAGTTCGTCGCGGACCTGGCGCCCGGCGCCCGTGTGGTGAAGGCCTTCAACACCTTGTACGCCGAGTACATCGCGGCTGACCCACGCCACGCGCAGGGCAGGCAGCTGCTGTTCTACGCCGGGGACGACGCCTCGGCCAAGGACGACTTCCGGGCGGTGGCCGAGCGCATCGGCTTCGCCGCGGTCGACGCGGGCCCGCTGCGCGAGGGCGGCCGGTTGATGCAGGTCGGCGGCGGTGTGCTGTCGGCTCTGCACGCGCTCAAGCAGGACTGA
- a CDS encoding alcohol dehydrogenase catalytic domain-containing protein, which produces MKALAYEKAHTLDAFDLDLVDVEEPRLREGDLLVEVRAVGINPGETLIRRTRSAAPGGRVVLGWEFAGIVVAVGPAVTGFRVGDRVLGTGDTTRDGCWAERVAVDHRVVAVLPDEVGFADAASVPIGVLTAWEALFRDQDELPAGIDRVLVVGGAGGVGSMATQLLKARTSAFVVGTASRPESRNWVAAQGADLVVDHSGDVAAQLRDTGVGSIDMVFSTSGTSGHLGWIIEVLRPFGHLATIDLSGPVDIGAFTGKSLSLHTEMVFSRITVGGDAESQAAVLARTAEDLAAGRLRPIVTTSLQGLTVETMRRAHTIAETGRTIGKTVITL; this is translated from the coding sequence ATGAAGGCGCTTGCCTACGAGAAGGCCCACACGCTCGACGCGTTCGACCTGGACCTGGTGGACGTCGAGGAGCCCCGGTTGCGGGAGGGCGATCTCCTGGTCGAGGTCCGCGCGGTCGGGATCAACCCCGGCGAGACCCTGATCAGGCGGACGCGCAGCGCCGCACCCGGTGGCCGGGTGGTCCTCGGCTGGGAGTTCGCCGGGATCGTCGTGGCAGTCGGCCCGGCGGTGACGGGCTTCCGGGTCGGTGACCGTGTCCTGGGCACCGGCGACACGACCCGCGACGGGTGCTGGGCGGAGCGGGTCGCGGTCGACCACCGGGTCGTGGCCGTGCTTCCCGACGAGGTCGGCTTCGCCGACGCGGCGTCGGTGCCCATCGGCGTGCTCACCGCCTGGGAGGCGCTGTTCCGCGACCAGGACGAACTGCCTGCCGGGATCGACCGCGTGCTGGTCGTCGGCGGGGCCGGCGGCGTCGGGTCGATGGCGACGCAACTGCTCAAGGCCCGCACCTCCGCGTTCGTGGTCGGCACGGCGTCGCGGCCCGAGTCGAGGAACTGGGTCGCGGCGCAGGGCGCGGACCTGGTGGTCGACCACAGCGGCGACGTCGCGGCCCAGCTGCGTGACACGGGAGTCGGCAGCATCGACATGGTGTTCTCCACGTCGGGCACCAGCGGTCATCTGGGCTGGATCATCGAGGTCCTGCGGCCGTTCGGCCATCTCGCCACCATCGATCTCAGCGGGCCCGTGGACATCGGCGCCTTCACGGGCAAGTCGTTGTCCCTGCACACCGAGATGGTGTTCAGCAGGATCACGGTCGGCGGTGACGCCGAGAGCCAGGCAGCGGTTCTGGCCCGGACGGCGGAAGACCTCGCCGCGGGCCGGCTTCGTCCCATCGTCACGACGTCGTTGCAGGGGCTGACCGTCGAGACCATGCGACGCGCCCACACGATCGCCGAGACCGGGCGGACGATCGGCAAGACCGTGATCACCCTTTGA
- a CDS encoding nitroreductase/quinone reductase family protein, translating into MSENLLEGEYVPSTDPATRDQVELYERTDGREGGNMMGGPVIVLTMRGARSGKLRKVALMRIERDGVYAVGASAGGQARNPGWFHNLVENPTVQLQDGADRRLMTARLAEGREREDWLAYADQLYSFFRGMRERAASNNREIPLVLLEPVS; encoded by the coding sequence GTGAGCGAGAACCTGCTCGAAGGCGAGTACGTCCCGAGCACCGACCCGGCGACCCGTGACCAGGTGGAGCTCTACGAGCGCACCGACGGCCGCGAAGGCGGAAACATGATGGGTGGCCCGGTGATCGTGCTGACGATGCGTGGTGCGCGTTCGGGCAAGCTGCGCAAGGTCGCGCTGATGAGGATCGAGCGCGACGGCGTCTATGCCGTCGGTGCCTCGGCCGGCGGCCAGGCGCGCAACCCCGGATGGTTCCACAACCTCGTGGAGAACCCGACCGTGCAGCTGCAGGACGGTGCCGACCGCCGCCTGATGACCGCGCGGCTGGCCGAAGGACGGGAACGGGAGGACTGGCTCGCCTACGCCGACCAGCTCTACTCGTTCTTCCGCGGTATGCGGGAGCGCGCCGCGAGCAACAACCGCGAGATCCCGCTGGTGCTGCTCGAACCCGTCAGCTGA
- a CDS encoding maltokinase N-terminal cap-like domain-containing protein encodes MTTSETVGVVPEQLDRWLVAQPWYRGRGPVECERVTVLRDGDPALVHVVLAVGGRRYQLLLGVRDELPERLVHARIGTAGEREVYEAVHDPELTAALLQHFEESTEVEGLWFRGALPPRYTDAPVGRPFPGPQRNFSIVYGQRHVLKFFRELTPGDNPELVLHTALHSIDDPHIAPPQGALEAELDGVRTTFAVLHEFVPLGALGWPMATASVRDFLAGPGVDPQAAGGDFASEAHRLGRAVAGARRPAETLGERTAGPDDEAEFVAALHRRLDAALDWVPALAPFEAGLRARFDEVLASAEPIRLQRVHGDLHLGQVLRSPRTWVLVDFEGEPHGGPAERTRPRPAEHDVATALRSLHYAAAQLLVGADDVTTLLPRAARWLERNRTAFCAGYAEVAPDRRPGGALLTAVELDRAVLEVCHEQRFRPEWTVIPLSAIAEAVTGEPAWLV; translated from the coding sequence GTGACGACGAGCGAGACCGTCGGGGTCGTGCCGGAGCAGCTGGACCGCTGGCTGGTCGCCCAGCCGTGGTACCGCGGCCGCGGACCGGTGGAGTGCGAGCGCGTGACCGTCCTGCGCGACGGTGACCCCGCGCTGGTCCACGTCGTGCTGGCGGTCGGTGGACGCCGGTACCAGTTGCTGCTGGGCGTGCGGGACGAGCTGCCGGAGCGGTTGGTGCACGCGCGGATCGGCACCGCGGGCGAGCGCGAGGTGTACGAGGCGGTGCACGACCCCGAGCTGACCGCCGCGCTGCTGCAGCACTTCGAGGAGTCCACCGAGGTCGAGGGCCTGTGGTTCCGCGGCGCGCTGCCGCCGCGCTACACCGACGCGCCGGTGGGACGGCCGTTCCCCGGCCCGCAGCGCAACTTCTCGATCGTCTACGGCCAGCGGCACGTGCTGAAGTTCTTCCGCGAGCTGACGCCCGGCGACAACCCGGAGCTCGTGCTGCACACCGCCCTGCACTCGATCGACGACCCGCACATCGCGCCACCCCAGGGAGCCCTGGAGGCCGAGCTGGACGGGGTGCGCACCACGTTCGCGGTGCTGCACGAGTTCGTCCCGCTGGGCGCGCTCGGCTGGCCGATGGCCACCGCCAGCGTGCGCGACTTCCTCGCGGGCCCCGGCGTGGACCCGCAGGCCGCGGGCGGTGACTTCGCCTCGGAGGCGCACCGGCTCGGCCGGGCAGTCGCGGGTGCACGCCGACCTGCGGAGACGCTCGGCGAGCGGACCGCCGGACCGGACGACGAGGCAGAGTTCGTCGCGGCCCTGCACCGCCGCCTGGACGCCGCGCTGGACTGGGTCCCCGCGCTCGCTCCGTTCGAGGCGGGCCTGCGCGCCCGGTTCGACGAGGTGCTGGCCTCGGCGGAACCGATCCGCCTGCAACGGGTGCACGGCGACCTGCACCTCGGCCAGGTGCTCCGCTCACCGCGCACGTGGGTGCTCGTCGACTTCGAGGGCGAACCCCACGGCGGCCCGGCGGAACGGACCCGCCCGCGCCCCGCCGAACACGACGTCGCCACCGCACTGAGGTCGCTGCACTACGCGGCCGCACAGCTGCTGGTGGGCGCGGACGACGTGACCACCCTGCTGCCGCGGGCCGCCCGGTGGCTGGAGCGCAACCGCACGGCCTTCTGCGCCGGGTACGCCGAGGTGGCCCCCGACCGCCGACCGGGCGGGGCGCTGCTGACCGCGGTGGAGCTGGACCGGGCGGTGCTGGAGGTCTGCCACGAGCAGCGGTTCCGTCCGGAGTGGACGGTCATCCCGCTGTCGGCGATCGCGGAGGCGGTGACGGGCGAGCCGGCCTGGCTGGTCTGA
- the treS gene encoding maltose alpha-D-glucosyltransferase, with protein sequence MEHEANWFKGAVFYEVLVRAFSDSNGDGTGDLRGLASKLDYLEWLGVDCLWLPPFYASPLRDGGYDISDFRAVLPEFGTVEDFVHLLEEAHRRGIRVITDLVLNHTSDAHPWFQESRQNPDGPFGDFYVWGDDDAAYSDARIIFVDTESSNWTYDPVRGQFYWHRFFSHQPDLNYDNPAVQDAMIDVLRYWLDIGIDGFRLDAVPYLFEREGTNCENLPETHDFLRKCRKVVDDEYPGRVLLAEANQWPSDVVEYFGDGDECHMAFHFPLMPRIFMAVRRESRFPISEILAQTPAIPENSQWGIFLRNHDELTLEMVTDEERDYMYSEYAKDPRMKANIGIRRRLAPLLENDRNQHELFTAMLLSLPGSPVLYYGDEIGMGDNIWLADRDAVRTPMQWTPDRNAGFSSCDPGRIYLPVIMDPVYGYQGLNVEAQSRSQYSLLNWTRRMIEVRKQHRAFGHGDFTELGASNPTVLAYRRSLGTDVVLCVNNLSRFPQPVELDLAEHAGTVPVELTGGVRFPAVGELPYQLTLPGHGFYWFQLTSDVEGGDKK encoded by the coding sequence ATGGAGCACGAGGCGAACTGGTTCAAGGGCGCTGTCTTCTACGAGGTCCTGGTCAGGGCCTTCAGCGACTCCAACGGTGACGGCACCGGCGACCTCCGCGGGCTGGCGTCCAAACTGGACTACCTCGAGTGGCTCGGGGTCGACTGCCTGTGGCTGCCTCCGTTCTACGCCTCGCCGTTGCGCGACGGCGGGTACGACATCAGCGACTTCCGGGCGGTGCTGCCGGAGTTCGGGACGGTCGAGGACTTCGTGCACCTGCTGGAGGAGGCGCACCGGCGGGGCATCCGGGTGATCACCGACCTGGTGCTCAACCACACGAGCGACGCGCACCCGTGGTTCCAGGAGTCGAGGCAGAACCCGGACGGCCCGTTCGGCGACTTCTACGTCTGGGGCGACGACGACGCGGCCTACAGCGACGCGCGGATCATCTTCGTCGACACCGAGTCGTCGAACTGGACCTACGACCCGGTGCGCGGGCAGTTCTACTGGCACCGCTTCTTCAGCCACCAGCCGGACCTCAACTACGACAACCCCGCCGTCCAGGACGCGATGATCGACGTCCTGCGGTACTGGCTCGACATCGGCATCGACGGCTTCCGCCTGGACGCGGTGCCCTACCTGTTCGAGCGCGAGGGCACGAACTGCGAGAACCTCCCGGAGACGCACGACTTCCTGCGCAAGTGCCGCAAGGTCGTCGACGACGAGTACCCCGGCCGGGTGCTGCTGGCGGAGGCGAACCAGTGGCCGTCCGACGTCGTGGAGTACTTCGGTGACGGCGACGAGTGCCACATGGCGTTCCACTTCCCGCTGATGCCGCGGATCTTCATGGCGGTGCGGCGCGAGTCGCGGTTCCCGATCTCGGAGATCCTGGCGCAGACGCCGGCGATCCCGGAGAACTCCCAGTGGGGCATCTTCCTGCGCAACCACGACGAGCTGACGCTGGAAATGGTCACGGACGAAGAACGTGACTACATGTACTCGGAGTACGCCAAGGACCCGCGGATGAAGGCGAACATCGGCATCCGCCGGCGCCTGGCCCCGTTGCTGGAGAACGACCGCAACCAGCACGAGCTGTTCACCGCCATGCTGCTGTCACTACCGGGCTCGCCCGTTCTGTACTACGGCGACGAGATCGGCATGGGCGACAACATCTGGCTCGCCGACCGCGACGCCGTGCGCACACCGATGCAGTGGACGCCCGACCGCAACGCGGGCTTCAGCAGCTGCGACCCCGGCCGGATCTACCTGCCGGTGATCATGGACCCGGTCTACGGCTACCAGGGCCTCAACGTCGAAGCGCAGAGCCGCAGCCAGTACTCGCTGCTCAACTGGACCCGCCGGATGATCGAGGTGCGCAAGCAGCACCGGGCGTTCGGCCACGGCGACTTCACCGAGCTCGGCGCGTCGAACCCCACCGTGCTCGCCTACCGCCGCTCCCTCGGCACCGACGTGGTGCTCTGCGTCAACAACCTCTCCCGGTTCCCGCAGCCCGTCGAGCTCGACCTGGCCGAGCACGCGGGCACCGTGCCCGTGGAGCTCACCGGCGGCGTGCGGTTCCCGGCGGTGGGGGAGCTGCCGTACCAGCTCACCCTGCCCGGTCACGGTTTCTACTGGTTCCAGCTGACCTCCGACGTGGAAGGTGGCGACAAGAAGTGA
- a CDS encoding nuclear transport factor 2 family protein has translation MERRTVLRLGTTGLAASVAVPVAAGEHPNVSLVRRYYEAYGSGDPEALRPFFAPDIRWTIPGHHPLAGTKTGADEVLAFFAQLARSGFRAEVLFLAADRDWVVDMHRGWSTTPAGLDITWTLAYRIRGRKIVEAVNFAADQHAADAFFWRQYPLAPIPDRLASR, from the coding sequence ATGGAACGACGCACCGTGCTCCGCCTCGGCACCACCGGTCTGGCCGCCTCGGTGGCCGTCCCCGTCGCCGCGGGTGAACACCCCAACGTCAGCCTGGTCCGCCGCTACTACGAGGCCTACGGATCAGGCGACCCCGAAGCCCTGCGCCCCTTCTTCGCCCCCGACATCCGCTGGACCATCCCCGGCCACCACCCGCTCGCCGGCACCAAGACGGGCGCCGACGAGGTGCTCGCCTTCTTCGCACAGCTGGCCAGGTCCGGGTTCCGCGCGGAGGTGCTGTTCCTGGCCGCCGACCGCGACTGGGTCGTGGACATGCACCGCGGCTGGAGCACCACCCCGGCAGGCCTCGACATCACCTGGACGCTGGCCTACCGGATCCGGGGCCGCAAGATCGTGGAGGCGGTGAACTTCGCGGCCGACCAGCACGCGGCGGACGCGTTCTTCTGGCGGCAGTACCCGCTGGCACCGATCCCGGACCGGCTCGCCAGCCGCTGA
- a CDS encoding LysR family transcriptional regulator: MDVDTRLLRYFVVVAEELSFTRAAKRLYVAQPSLSRQIRQLESRLGAELFSRAGSAVALTGAGLAFLPVARRQVAGWQEGVRLVRTVAAAERNVLRVGFVATGGGELARRARAVFTERHPGVTVEPKRFEWGGEARALRDGLADVAFAWLPADLTGLCSEVVTTERRWVAVKATHPLAGKATVSIGDLRDEPLMWTRVAPPEWVDWWAVNPRPDGSVPVWGPENANVEEMLEHVATTSGVCIGPESMKSFYVHPDLTWRPIVDIEPLRIALAWPEQSANALVPSFVEIVRQLR, from the coding sequence ATGGACGTGGACACCCGGCTGTTGCGCTACTTCGTGGTGGTCGCGGAGGAGCTCAGCTTCACCAGGGCGGCGAAGCGGCTGTACGTGGCGCAGCCGTCGCTGAGCCGGCAGATCCGGCAGCTGGAGTCGCGGCTGGGCGCGGAGCTGTTCAGCAGGGCCGGGTCCGCGGTGGCGTTGACGGGGGCGGGGCTGGCGTTCTTGCCGGTGGCGCGGCGGCAGGTCGCGGGGTGGCAGGAGGGGGTGCGGCTGGTGCGGACCGTGGCGGCGGCGGAGCGGAACGTGCTGCGCGTCGGGTTCGTGGCGACCGGCGGCGGTGAGCTGGCGCGGCGGGCGAGGGCGGTGTTCACGGAGCGGCATCCCGGGGTGACGGTCGAGCCGAAGCGGTTCGAGTGGGGTGGTGAGGCGCGGGCGTTGCGGGACGGGCTGGCGGACGTGGCGTTCGCGTGGCTGCCGGCGGACCTCACCGGGTTGTGCTCGGAGGTGGTGACGACCGAGCGGCGGTGGGTGGCGGTGAAGGCAACGCATCCGTTGGCGGGCAAGGCGACCGTGAGCATCGGCGACCTGCGTGACGAGCCGTTGATGTGGACGCGGGTGGCGCCGCCGGAGTGGGTCGACTGGTGGGCGGTCAACCCGCGGCCGGACGGGTCGGTGCCGGTGTGGGGGCCGGAGAACGCCAACGTCGAGGAGATGCTGGAGCACGTGGCGACGACGTCCGGGGTGTGCATCGGGCCGGAGTCGATGAAGAGCTTCTACGTGCATCCCGACCTCACCTGGCGGCCGATCGTGGACATCGAGCCGTTGCGCATCGCGTTGGCGTGGCCGGAGCAGTCGGCCAACGCGCTGGTGCCCTCGTTCGTCGAAATAGTCCGCCAACTGCGCTGA
- a CDS encoding SapB/AmfS family lanthipeptide: MEFVLGLQDMTVTEQPDGPEVTGDPHSHYSGYGCGYSGLSLLLCEA, translated from the coding sequence ATGGAGTTCGTGCTTGGTTTGCAGGACATGACCGTGACCGAACAGCCGGACGGCCCGGAGGTCACGGGAGATCCTCACAGCCACTACAGCGGATACGGCTGCGGTTACAGCGGCCTGTCGCTGCTGCTCTGCGAAGCCTGA
- the lanKC gene encoding class III lanthionine synthetase LanKC, producing MDHRYEAHCLAGGRFYDVLQAHDTPSDDFSRSLPEVGPDWRTHVRGVWRSLAPVHITLPAQGWKIHVSATMDNAERVLAVVFDYCLAVGTAFKHLRTKSILLASNSKYALRSASGKLMTIYPRDDAELARVLTDLSAALEGEPGPYILSDLRYRTGPLYLRYGGFLPRWVEHNGVRVPAIETPDGTLVPDVRKPVFHLPDWVEPPSFLRPCLAARATGSPDDFPYRITESLHHSNAGGVYLATRRSDGTKVVLKEARPHCGLDREQVDAVTRLHREHETLTRLAGITGVPAVHDRFSVWEHEYLAMQHMPGRPLSRWLATTYPLVRHATDQQVTDYTARALALLGRIEALVAEVHERGVVFADLHPHNVLVDEDDSVSLVDFELAFPIDRPARPALGAQGFRAPADRRGVDVDRYALAALRLWAFLPLTSVLELERGKLHQYLDFIEQRFDLPGGYCDRIRREMGGTGHDVAVTEWDQPAPDWHLVRKSITEAILASATPDRADRLFPGDVEQFVSGGTSFGYGAAGVLYALDTSGAGRFPDHEQWLVDAVRRTPPTRPGFYDGAHGIAHVLANFGHHDLAAEVVARCEPASDHSLAGGAAGVALNLLHLADLLGERDFLAEAERIGDRLAAALPTAAPPGSKGTAGLFHGWSGPGLLFVRLFERTDDRRWLDLADQAVARDLRECVSKEDGSLQVRDGRRTLPYLSVGGAGIALVLNELAAHAPQSGLLTDLLRGCYGEFVIHPGLALGRAGQLATLALVNRRLRDPELDRAISCHLANLRWHALPHGGGIAFPGHQLLRLSTDLGTGSAGVLLAVTAALDDNRPVLPFL from the coding sequence ATGGATCACCGCTATGAGGCCCACTGCCTCGCGGGTGGACGGTTCTACGACGTGCTCCAGGCCCACGACACCCCGAGCGACGACTTCTCCCGGAGCCTGCCCGAGGTCGGACCGGACTGGCGGACGCACGTGCGCGGCGTGTGGCGGTCGCTGGCGCCCGTGCACATCACGCTTCCGGCGCAGGGTTGGAAGATCCACGTCTCGGCCACCATGGACAACGCCGAGCGGGTCCTGGCCGTGGTGTTCGACTACTGCCTGGCCGTCGGAACCGCGTTCAAACACCTGCGCACAAAATCGATCCTGCTCGCTTCGAACTCCAAGTACGCGCTTCGCTCGGCCAGCGGCAAGCTGATGACCATCTACCCGCGCGACGACGCGGAGCTGGCCCGCGTGCTCACGGACCTGTCCGCCGCGCTCGAGGGCGAGCCGGGCCCTTACATCCTCAGCGACCTGCGCTACCGCACCGGTCCGCTGTACCTGCGGTACGGCGGGTTCCTGCCGCGGTGGGTCGAGCACAACGGCGTCCGCGTGCCGGCGATCGAGACGCCGGACGGCACACTGGTCCCCGACGTCCGCAAGCCGGTGTTCCACCTGCCCGACTGGGTCGAGCCACCGAGCTTCCTGCGACCGTGCCTCGCCGCGCGGGCGACCGGCAGCCCCGATGACTTCCCCTACCGCATAACGGAATCACTGCACCACTCCAACGCGGGAGGCGTCTACCTCGCGACCCGCCGGTCGGACGGGACGAAGGTGGTGCTGAAGGAGGCGCGCCCGCACTGCGGTCTCGACCGCGAGCAGGTCGACGCCGTGACGCGGCTCCACCGGGAGCACGAAACCCTGACGAGGTTGGCCGGCATCACCGGTGTGCCGGCGGTGCACGACCGGTTCTCGGTGTGGGAACACGAATACCTGGCGATGCAGCACATGCCGGGCCGTCCGCTCAGCCGGTGGCTCGCGACCACCTACCCGCTCGTCCGGCACGCGACCGACCAGCAGGTGACCGACTACACCGCACGGGCACTCGCGCTGCTGGGCCGGATCGAAGCCCTGGTGGCCGAGGTGCACGAGCGCGGTGTGGTGTTCGCGGACCTGCACCCGCACAACGTCCTGGTCGACGAGGACGACTCGGTGAGCCTCGTCGACTTCGAGCTGGCGTTCCCCATCGACCGGCCTGCCCGGCCGGCGTTGGGAGCACAGGGCTTCCGGGCACCCGCCGACCGGCGCGGCGTCGACGTCGACCGGTACGCGCTGGCCGCTCTGCGCCTGTGGGCCTTCCTGCCGCTGACCTCGGTGCTGGAGCTGGAGCGGGGAAAGCTGCACCAGTACCTGGACTTCATCGAGCAGCGGTTCGACCTGCCCGGCGGCTACTGCGACCGGATCCGCCGGGAGATGGGCGGTACCGGGCACGACGTCGCGGTGACCGAGTGGGACCAGCCCGCACCGGACTGGCACCTGGTGCGCAAGTCCATCACCGAGGCGATCCTGGCCAGTGCCACCCCGGACCGCGCCGACCGGTTGTTCCCGGGAGACGTCGAGCAGTTCGTCTCCGGTGGCACCTCGTTCGGCTACGGCGCGGCAGGTGTGCTGTACGCGTTGGACACCAGCGGTGCCGGTCGCTTCCCCGACCACGAGCAGTGGCTGGTGGACGCGGTGCGCCGCACTCCGCCGACGCGGCCGGGTTTCTACGACGGCGCCCACGGGATCGCCCACGTCCTCGCCAACTTCGGCCACCACGACCTCGCCGCCGAGGTGGTCGCCCGGTGCGAGCCGGCCTCGGACCACAGCCTGGCCGGCGGCGCGGCCGGTGTCGCCCTGAACCTGCTGCACCTCGCCGACCTGCTGGGGGAGAGGGACTTCCTGGCCGAAGCCGAGAGGATCGGCGACCGGCTCGCTGCCGCGCTGCCGACGGCTGCGCCGCCCGGCTCCAAGGGGACCGCGGGGCTGTTCCACGGCTGGTCCGGGCCGGGGTTGTTGTTCGTCCGCCTGTTCGAGCGGACCGACGACCGGCGGTGGCTCGACCTGGCGGACCAGGCGGTGGCACGGGACCTGCGGGAGTGCGTGTCCAAAGAGGACGGCTCGCTGCAGGTGCGGGACGGCCGGCGCACCCTGCCGTACCTCAGCGTCGGCGGGGCGGGCATCGCGTTGGTTCTCAACGAACTTGCGGCGCACGCACCTCAGTCCGGCCTGCTCACCGACCTGCTGCGGGGGTGTTACGGCGAGTTCGTCATCCACCCCGGGCTCGCGCTGGGCAGAGCGGGCCAGCTGGCCACCCTGGCGCTGGTCAACCGCCGGCTGCGCGATCCGGAACTGGACCGGGCGATCAGCTGCCACCTCGCCAACCTGCGCTGGCACGCCCTCCCGCACGGCGGTGGCATCGCCTTCCCCGGCCACCAGCTGCTCCGCCTGTCCACGGACCTCGGCACGGGAAGCGCGGGTGTGCTGCTGGCGGTCACCGCCGCGCTCGACGACAACCGCCCGGTGCTGCCTTTCCTCTGA
- a CDS encoding GAF and ANTAR domain-containing protein: MPDDWDQDTPADVDVSPLGREFAQLTARLLDADSVAEALDHVVRATFAVQPDAAVVSVTLRAADGHLHTPADTDPVAVELDRLQERYGHGPCLEAAKEKTAYKHSGNLAEEPAWPLFGPDAAALGFGSVLSTSLLPDAIPPRLSGALNIYARQPGKFSDDTARDRALLLATHASLALAHTEAVRLAELREAQMRHAIDSRDVIGQAKGILMQRRGINADEAFDQLRRISQDLNVKLAQLAQTLATRHTEIDLPEA; this comes from the coding sequence ATGCCGGACGACTGGGACCAGGACACACCGGCTGACGTCGACGTCAGCCCGCTCGGCCGCGAGTTCGCACAGCTGACCGCGCGGCTGCTCGACGCGGACAGCGTGGCGGAGGCACTCGACCACGTCGTGCGGGCGACGTTCGCCGTGCAGCCCGACGCCGCCGTGGTCAGCGTGACCCTGCGCGCGGCGGACGGTCACCTGCACACCCCGGCCGACACCGACCCGGTCGCCGTCGAGCTCGACCGGCTCCAGGAGCGGTACGGCCACGGCCCCTGCCTGGAGGCCGCCAAGGAGAAGACGGCCTACAAACACAGCGGCAACCTGGCCGAGGAGCCGGCCTGGCCGCTGTTCGGCCCGGACGCGGCCGCACTCGGGTTCGGCTCCGTCCTGTCCACCTCGCTGCTGCCCGACGCCATCCCGCCCCGCCTGTCGGGCGCCCTCAACATCTACGCCCGGCAACCGGGGAAGTTCAGCGACGACACCGCCCGCGACCGCGCGTTGCTGCTGGCCACCCACGCCTCTCTCGCGCTGGCCCACACCGAGGCCGTCCGGCTCGCCGAGCTGCGCGAGGCCCAGATGCGCCACGCCATCGACAGCCGCGACGTCATCGGCCAGGCCAAGGGCATCCTGATGCAACGACGCGGCATCAACGCCGACGAGGCGTTCGACCAGCTGCGCCGCATCTCGCAGGACCTCAACGTCAAGCTCGCGCAGCTGGCGCAGACCCTCGCGACCCGGCACACCGAGATCGACCTGCCCGAAGCGTGA